A region of the Synechococcus sp. PCC 7502 genome:
TAGATTACCGTACCGTAATCCGCCCCAAAGTCCATACCAGAATGAAATTTTTGATAGCCTAAAATTGGGTGCATACGGTAGCCAAAGGGACTAGTAATCGGTGCAATTACTGGATACATCATCTGTCCAGTGCCGGGGATTATGCTATCGGGAGTGAAGGTTTTAGCCAGAATGATATTTCTAATTTGGATGGAGTCTTGAACTAATCTCGATTCGGCGGCTTCGAGGGCTTGGCGATCGCTTTTTAATCTGGTGACTACTTGTGCCTGAGCAGTGGCTTGTGCCTCAAAGTTTTGCTTTTGCTGTGCTAGTTCTTGATTAAGCAGAATAATTTGATTTTGGGTGTTGATGATGGTTTGAGCTTGGTCATTGACTAGATCGTTACTATGCTTAAGGGTAGCTAAAAGTGTGCGATCGCTTTTATAAATTACGCTTAACTGACGGCGGCGATCTAAAAATTGGGATAAGTCTTTACTGCTTAGTAATAAAGCCCACCACTGGGCAGTTTGTTGTTTTTGGAGATACTGTAGTCTTGATGTTGTAGCTGTGCGTTGCAGTTCTAAAGCTTGGGTGGATTTTTCCAGTTGTGCTTGTAAATTTTTGAGGCTAGTGGAACTGTCACTTAGTTTTTGTTGATTTTTTTGGATTTCGGCATCGGTAGCTTGTACGTTTTTACGAAGTAGGTCTAATCTAATTTCGGCGGGCTTAGCAATCGCATTGATTTGTGCCTGTTGTTTTTGAATTAACTCCCGTTGTTCAATTACCTGTTGCTGATAGTTTTGCAAATCTTGAATCGATTGGGCTA
Encoded here:
- a CDS encoding murein hydrolase activator EnvC, which gives rise to MIKISWLLSLLILVLAQFPATALAQSIQDLQNYQQQVIEQRELIQKQQAQINAIAKPAEIRLDLLRKNVQATDAEIQKNQQKLSDSSTSLKNLQAQLEKSTQALELQRTATTSRLQYLQKQQTAQWWALLLSSKDLSQFLDRRRQLSVIYKSDRTLLATLKHSNDLVNDQAQTIINTQNQIILLNQELAQQKQNFEAQATAQAQVVTRLKSDRQALEAAESRLVQDSIQIRNIILAKTFTPDSIIPGTGQMMYPVIAPITSPFGYRMHPILGYQKFHSGMDFGADYGTVIYAADSGNVVFAGWYGGYGNAVIIEHGNGISTLYGHTSEVYVTEGQAIQKGQPIARVGSTGFSTGPHLHFEVRVNGEPVDPAQFL